From Streptomyces fungicidicus, one genomic window encodes:
- a CDS encoding DUF6801 domain-containing protein, whose amino-acid sequence MKGPRPAVPRPSRVRTRSTAVVAFAVLAAMVPAASSVAGTQEVDTELPYLCAFPTGRFPAEVRISAAFPDRVEAGEAISPAGVTTTVELPAEAVAELTALEAVSARAATRLTVGVAQNEAAAEATWRGTAEPVTLPSSGPLTLTATGDVPSVTGRSDGALAFSAGNLAVDLALDAAEGATADPGALTVDCSPERDAPEELLLATVQVGTDEPDGSPSPPGASPGTPDPSSSTPGGGEDRQGDRAPEVTDAPSGAAADRDAPPCRYDDEHPPTPASLNAYITGHTNVKKLKGASLLPPSCMLIEQGNPVDGPPDPDHLIFDTASHGDFHYQGRKQTPPFRSTFLTFGFTPVTATMVLEQKGTVTIDSRIKLRLSDFRTITDTYVRAPLTLRVTALEVNGTPLDVGPACRTETPLTSADPDPANHPGDHLVLYGRGEQDLGLPATGYLLLSGGTLSGEATIPAFTGCGADEDLDRLLTASISGPGNEILQVQGQTCSIANPVFGDEFNAPQCTSDLQPYVIPVPER is encoded by the coding sequence ATGAAAGGCCCCCGTCCCGCCGTGCCGCGACCTTCCCGCGTCCGCACCAGGAGCACGGCGGTCGTCGCGTTCGCTGTGCTGGCCGCGATGGTCCCGGCCGCGTCCTCCGTCGCGGGCACCCAGGAAGTCGACACCGAACTCCCCTACCTCTGCGCCTTCCCGACCGGACGGTTCCCCGCCGAGGTACGGATCTCGGCGGCCTTCCCGGACCGGGTGGAGGCGGGCGAGGCGATCTCGCCGGCCGGTGTCACCACCACCGTGGAGCTGCCGGCGGAGGCGGTCGCGGAGCTCACCGCGCTCGAGGCGGTCAGCGCGCGGGCCGCCACCCGTCTCACCGTCGGCGTCGCCCAGAACGAGGCGGCCGCCGAGGCGACCTGGCGCGGCACCGCGGAGCCGGTGACCCTTCCCTCGTCCGGACCGCTGACGCTCACCGCGACGGGTGACGTCCCGTCGGTGACCGGGCGGAGCGACGGCGCCCTGGCCTTCTCCGCCGGGAACCTCGCCGTCGACCTGGCGCTCGACGCCGCGGAGGGGGCCACCGCCGATCCCGGTGCGCTGACCGTCGACTGCTCCCCCGAACGGGACGCTCCGGAGGAACTGCTGCTGGCCACCGTCCAGGTCGGCACGGACGAGCCGGACGGCTCGCCGTCCCCGCCCGGCGCCTCCCCCGGCACACCGGACCCGTCTTCCAGCACACCGGGCGGAGGGGAGGACCGGCAGGGCGACCGCGCCCCGGAGGTGACGGACGCCCCGTCCGGCGCCGCCGCGGACCGCGACGCACCGCCGTGCCGGTACGACGACGAGCACCCGCCCACACCGGCGTCGCTGAACGCCTACATCACGGGCCACACCAACGTGAAGAAGCTGAAGGGCGCCTCGCTCCTGCCGCCGTCCTGCATGCTGATCGAGCAGGGGAACCCGGTGGACGGCCCGCCCGACCCGGACCACCTCATCTTCGACACCGCCTCGCACGGCGACTTCCACTACCAGGGGCGCAAGCAGACCCCGCCCTTCCGGAGCACCTTCCTGACGTTCGGCTTCACCCCCGTGACGGCCACGATGGTGCTGGAGCAGAAGGGCACCGTCACCATCGACTCGCGCATCAAGCTGCGCCTGTCCGACTTCAGGACGATCACGGACACCTACGTCCGGGCTCCGCTGACCCTCCGGGTGACCGCCCTGGAGGTCAACGGAACCCCGCTGGACGTCGGCCCCGCCTGCAGGACCGAGACACCCCTCACCTCGGCCGACCCGGATCCCGCGAACCATCCCGGCGACCACCTGGTGCTGTACGGCAGGGGCGAGCAGGACCTCGGCCTGCCGGCCACCGGCTACCTGCTGCTCTCCGGCGGCACCCTGTCCGGTGAGGCGACCATCCCGGCCTTCACCGGCTGCGGCGCCGACGAGGACCTCGACCGTCTCCTCACCGCCTCCATCTCCGGTCCCGGCAACGAGATCCTCCAGGTCCAGGGCCAGACCTGCAGCATCGCCAACCCGGTGTTCGGGGACGAGTTCAACGCCCCCCAGTGCACCAGCGACCTGCAGCCGTACGTGATTCCCGTCCCCGAACGCTGA
- a CDS encoding glycoside hydrolase family 35 protein: MELSRRTFTALAGTAALGLALAGSGGAATGTHGPRSVPTGPPPPPPRADGRRHRIGHDAYSLLVDGRRLVLWSGEMHPFRLPSPSLWRDVLQKLRAHGHNAVGVPVPWNHHSPAPGVHDFTGVRDLDLFLRMAAEERLYVVLRPGPFLGSADIDAGGLPGWLTAVGATAGTADPEYLRHVDEWLSAVNRIAVRHLYTAGGGTVLLYQVEDGFEVPDGDPAGRAYLTHLYAKARADRIDVPLFHTDAHFGERPDGRPSPGMLFAAAGGAADPWGGAVSGGKGYAEVRSAHDAAEQRSGHLARLADGITVHNVRMAFGGTSWGWLPGPGVYTSYDFGAAVDEGRRPTREIAAAQQLGHLLRSVPDLARLDPAEEVRAEDGRLKVRHLANPDTGAQVYVLRNDSAEPVDSLLPDTAVEVPVTVGAHDAKLLVTGLSLGRRRLAFTTAQPMLSTTVGRQDIALFAGRSGETAHVALECDSEPLTYRLDDEPGWSYDRGRLNVVVPLGPGGLSRVLLVGGDSETPMVLLFADDATALRLWPYETPSGSMLVYGPALLRSVTLRGATAHLVGDLVGETGLEVWVPRGITAVTWNGRQVRTQVSRAGSLVMEGLLPGVPEVRLPALDGWRRRAENPESGSGFDDSDWTAADRTSSHSTTPVPDGGPVLFADDYGFHHGDVWYRGRFEDTRGLKTVSLSYSTGTQGLLMAWLDGRPLGTHRMPVPDGDTAGRGTWTATASFAVPKKLRGKGPHVLSVLVRPMQHDGGDGTGGAYKAARGLVSVRFEGGSREVEWRIRGAGSPDRVRGPLNDGGLHGEREGWHLPGFDDGEWRSAGFPREGRRQGVTWYRTEFRLDVDPDVDASVGLTLEDDPERAYRVQIFLNGWNLGQYINDVGPQHTFVLPNGILRTRGPNTLALAVLSDGTTPAGPGEVRLTLLGAAQGGVAVEAVDSPGR, encoded by the coding sequence TTGGAGCTCAGCAGGCGTACGTTCACCGCCCTGGCCGGTACGGCGGCGCTCGGTCTCGCGCTGGCCGGCAGCGGCGGGGCGGCGACCGGCACGCACGGGCCCCGCAGCGTGCCGACGGGCCCGCCGCCCCCTCCGCCGAGAGCGGACGGCAGGCGCCACCGGATCGGCCACGACGCGTACTCCCTGCTGGTCGACGGCCGGCGGCTGGTGCTGTGGTCCGGCGAGATGCACCCCTTCCGGCTGCCCAGCCCGTCCCTCTGGCGGGACGTGCTGCAGAAGCTGCGCGCCCACGGGCACAACGCGGTCGGCGTCCCCGTGCCGTGGAACCACCACTCCCCCGCGCCCGGCGTCCACGACTTCACCGGCGTGCGGGACCTCGACCTCTTCCTGCGCATGGCGGCCGAGGAGCGGCTGTACGTCGTCCTGCGTCCGGGGCCCTTCCTCGGGTCCGCCGACATCGACGCCGGCGGTCTCCCCGGGTGGCTGACGGCCGTCGGCGCCACTGCGGGGACCGCCGACCCGGAGTACCTGCGGCACGTCGACGAGTGGCTGAGCGCCGTCAACCGGATCGCCGTCCGGCACCTCTACACCGCCGGCGGCGGCACCGTGCTGCTGTACCAGGTCGAGGACGGGTTCGAGGTCCCGGACGGCGATCCGGCCGGGCGGGCCTACCTGACCCACCTGTACGCCAAGGCGCGCGCCGACCGCATCGACGTGCCGCTGTTCCACACGGACGCCCACTTCGGCGAGCGCCCGGACGGGCGGCCGTCGCCCGGCATGCTGTTCGCGGCGGCCGGCGGGGCCGCCGACCCGTGGGGCGGGGCCGTCTCCGGCGGCAAGGGGTACGCGGAGGTGCGGAGCGCCCACGACGCGGCCGAGCAGCGCAGCGGCCACCTCGCCCGACTCGCCGACGGCATCACCGTGCACAACGTCCGCATGGCGTTCGGCGGCACCTCCTGGGGCTGGCTGCCCGGACCGGGCGTCTACACCTCGTACGACTTCGGGGCGGCCGTCGACGAGGGCCGCCGGCCCACCCGGGAGATCGCCGCGGCGCAGCAGCTGGGCCATCTGCTGCGGTCCGTGCCCGATCTCGCCCGGCTGGACCCGGCGGAGGAGGTACGGGCGGAGGACGGCCGGCTGAAGGTGCGCCACCTGGCCAACCCCGACACCGGCGCGCAGGTGTACGTCCTGCGCAACGACTCGGCGGAGCCGGTGGACTCGCTGCTGCCGGACACCGCCGTCGAGGTGCCGGTCACCGTCGGCGCGCACGACGCCAAGCTGCTCGTCACCGGCCTCTCCCTGGGCCGGCGGCGGCTGGCGTTCACCACCGCGCAGCCCATGCTGAGCACGACGGTCGGGCGGCAGGACATCGCCCTGTTCGCGGGCCGCAGCGGTGAGACGGCGCACGTCGCGCTGGAGTGCGACTCCGAGCCGCTCACCTACCGGCTGGACGACGAGCCCGGCTGGTCCTACGACCGCGGCAGGCTGAACGTGGTGGTGCCGCTGGGCCCCGGCGGGCTGAGCCGGGTGCTGCTGGTGGGCGGGGACTCCGAGACGCCCATGGTGCTGCTGTTCGCCGACGACGCGACGGCGCTGCGCCTGTGGCCCTACGAGACGCCGTCCGGCTCGATGCTGGTCTACGGTCCGGCGCTGCTGCGTTCGGTCACCCTGCGCGGCGCCACCGCGCACCTCGTCGGCGACCTCGTCGGCGAGACCGGCCTGGAGGTGTGGGTGCCGCGCGGGATCACCGCGGTGACCTGGAACGGCCGGCAGGTGCGCACCCAGGTGAGCCGCGCCGGCAGCCTGGTGATGGAGGGGCTGCTGCCGGGCGTGCCGGAGGTGCGGCTGCCCGCGCTGGACGGCTGGCGCCGGCGGGCGGAGAACCCGGAGTCCGGGTCCGGCTTCGACGACTCGGACTGGACGGCCGCCGACCGCACGTCGTCGCACAGCACCACGCCGGTGCCCGACGGCGGTCCGGTGCTCTTCGCGGACGACTACGGCTTCCACCACGGCGACGTCTGGTACCGGGGCCGGTTCGAGGACACGCGCGGCCTGAAGACCGTGTCGCTCTCCTACAGCACCGGTACGCAGGGGCTGCTGATGGCCTGGCTGGACGGCCGTCCGCTGGGCACGCACCGCATGCCGGTGCCGGACGGGGACACGGCGGGGCGGGGCACCTGGACGGCGACGGCGTCCTTCGCCGTGCCGAAGAAGCTGCGCGGGAAGGGCCCGCACGTGCTGTCCGTGCTGGTACGGCCGATGCAGCACGACGGGGGCGACGGGACCGGGGGCGCGTACAAGGCCGCGCGCGGGCTCGTGTCCGTCCGGTTCGAGGGCGGTTCCCGCGAGGTGGAGTGGCGGATCCGGGGCGCCGGGTCGCCGGACCGGGTGCGCGGGCCGCTCAACGACGGCGGGCTGCACGGGGAGCGGGAGGGCTGGCACCTGCCGGGGTTCGACGACGGGGAGTGGCGGTCCGCCGGGTTCCCGCGCGAGGGCCGGCGGCAGGGCGTGACCTGGTACCGGACGGAGTTCCGGCTGGACGTCGATCCGGACGTGGACGCGTCGGTCGGGCTCACCCTCGAGGACGACCCGGAGCGCGCCTACCGGGTCCAGATCTTCCTCAACGGCTGGAACCTGGGCCAGTACATCAACGATGTGGGCCCGCAGCACACCTTCGTCCTGCCGAACGGGATCCTCCGCACACGGGGGCCCAACACACTGGCCCTGGCGGTGCTGTCCGACGGCACCACGCCGGCGGGGCCGGGCGAGGTGCGGCTGACGCTGCTGGGCGCGGCGCAGGGCGGCGTCGCGGTGGAGGCGGTGGACTCGCCGGGGAGGTGA
- a CDS encoding MCE family protein produces the protein MNANSAATTRHRLAGVVFLLVPALLVWLAVAVYDKKFTDSDPVVVETGSVGNEMHLGAEVKLRGVVVGEVRAVEATGDGARLTLAMKPGALDDVPSDVRAQMLPTTLFGERFVALVPPPAPSGRPLAAGAVIPQDRSENAVELQQVLDDVLPMLTAVQPQKLSATLSAVSQALEGRGDRLGDTLVRLDAHLEEFNPHLPALNRDLKELVKVSHVYADAAPDIITALTDFTTTSGTLAEQEAEYATTLGATTRTAEDMTAFLRKNKDNIIRLGASGRPTLELLAEYSSSFPCTLRTLAEFVPAMDKALGKGTDRPGIHVDVTSVPSRGAYRPGRDTPVYDSGGGPRCPSVPYLGSLAGTTAPAAAAGQDLGPANSPQENDLVNELLAPDAGRNPGELPDWSSLLVGPAYRGTEVTLG, from the coding sequence ATGAACGCGAACAGCGCGGCGACGACACGCCACCGCCTCGCCGGCGTGGTGTTCCTGCTGGTGCCCGCCCTGCTGGTGTGGCTGGCCGTCGCCGTCTACGACAAGAAGTTCACCGACTCCGACCCGGTGGTCGTCGAGACCGGCAGCGTCGGCAACGAGATGCACCTGGGCGCCGAGGTCAAACTGCGCGGCGTGGTCGTCGGCGAGGTCCGCGCCGTCGAGGCCACCGGCGACGGGGCCCGGCTCACCCTCGCGATGAAGCCCGGCGCCCTCGACGACGTGCCCTCCGACGTCCGCGCGCAGATGCTGCCGACCACCCTGTTCGGGGAACGGTTCGTGGCCCTGGTGCCGCCGCCGGCCCCCTCCGGCCGGCCGCTGGCCGCCGGAGCGGTCATCCCCCAGGACCGCTCCGAGAACGCCGTCGAACTCCAGCAGGTCCTCGACGACGTCCTGCCGATGCTCACCGCGGTCCAGCCGCAGAAGCTCTCCGCGACCCTGTCGGCCGTCTCGCAGGCCCTGGAGGGCCGCGGGGACCGGCTCGGCGACACGCTCGTCCGGCTGGACGCGCACCTGGAGGAGTTCAACCCGCACCTGCCCGCCCTCAACCGGGACCTCAAGGAGCTCGTGAAGGTCAGCCATGTCTACGCGGACGCCGCACCCGACATCATCACGGCGCTCACCGACTTCACCACCACCAGCGGCACCCTCGCCGAGCAGGAGGCCGAGTACGCCACCACGCTCGGCGCCACCACCCGGACGGCCGAGGACATGACCGCCTTCCTGCGGAAGAACAAGGACAACATCATCCGGCTCGGCGCCTCCGGCCGGCCCACCCTGGAACTGCTCGCCGAGTACTCCTCCTCCTTCCCCTGCACCCTGCGCACCCTCGCCGAGTTCGTGCCCGCCATGGACAAGGCGCTCGGCAAGGGCACCGACCGGCCCGGCATCCACGTGGACGTCACCTCCGTGCCCTCGCGCGGCGCCTACCGCCCCGGCCGCGACACCCCGGTGTACGACTCCGGCGGCGGCCCCCGCTGCCCCTCCGTGCCCTACCTCGGCTCCCTGGCCGGGACCACGGCACCGGCCGCGGCGGCCGGACAGGACCTCGGTCCCGCCAACTCCCCCCAGGAGAACGACCTCGTCAACGAACTGCTCGCGCCCGACGCCGGCCGGAACCCCGGTGAACTGCCCGACTGGAGCAGCCTGCTGGTCGGCCCGGCCTACCGCGGCACGGAGGTGACCCTCGGATGA
- a CDS encoding MlaE family ABC transporter permease, producing the protein MASPFVWLDRSGDHLLFYARALLWVPRTLHRYLKEVQRLLAEVAFGSGGLGVIGGTIGVMIAMTLFTGTVVGLQGYAALDQIGTAAFTGFVSAYFNTREIAPLVAGLALSATVGAGFTAQLGAMRINEEVDALEGMGIRSMPYLVTTRIIAGVVAIVPLYAIGLLSSYLASRYVTVLFNGQSRGTYDHYFALFLSPTDVLLSVLKVLIFSVMVILAHCYYGYRATGGPAGVGVAVGRSVRNAIVLISVTDFFLSLALWGATTTVKVAG; encoded by the coding sequence ATGGCCTCCCCGTTCGTCTGGCTCGACCGCTCCGGCGACCACCTGCTCTTCTACGCCCGGGCGCTGCTCTGGGTCCCGCGCACCCTGCACCGCTACCTCAAGGAGGTGCAGCGCCTCCTCGCCGAGGTCGCCTTCGGCTCCGGCGGCCTGGGCGTCATCGGCGGCACCATCGGCGTGATGATCGCGATGACGCTCTTCACCGGGACCGTCGTCGGGCTCCAGGGCTACGCGGCCCTCGACCAGATCGGCACGGCCGCGTTCACCGGATTCGTCTCCGCCTACTTCAACACCCGCGAGATCGCCCCCCTCGTCGCCGGACTCGCCCTCTCCGCGACCGTCGGCGCCGGCTTCACCGCCCAGCTCGGCGCCATGCGCATCAACGAGGAGGTCGACGCACTCGAAGGCATGGGCATCCGCTCCATGCCCTACCTGGTCACCACGCGCATCATCGCCGGGGTCGTCGCCATCGTCCCGCTCTACGCCATCGGGCTGCTCTCCTCCTACCTGGCGTCCCGCTACGTGACCGTGCTGTTCAACGGCCAGTCCCGGGGCACCTACGACCACTACTTCGCCCTCTTCCTCTCCCCGACCGACGTCCTGCTCTCGGTGCTGAAGGTGCTGATCTTCAGCGTGATGGTGATCCTCGCCCACTGCTACTACGGCTACCGGGCCACCGGTGGCCCCGCCGGGGTCGGCGTGGCCGTCGGGCGCTCCGTGCGCAACGCCATCGTGCTGATCAGCGTCACCGACTTCTTCCTGTCGCTCGCCCTGTGGGGCGCGACCACGACCGTGAAGGTGGCGGGGTGA
- a CDS encoding MlaE family ABC transporter permease — protein sequence MITGALRQTGRLFALAAEVSRAVFRRPFQFREFIEQFWFIAGVTILPAALVSIPFGAVIALQVGSLTQQLGAQSFTGGASVLAVVQQASPLIVALLIAGAGGSAICADLGSRKIREELDAMEVMGVSPVQRLVVPRVLATMGVAVLLNGLVSVVGTLGGYFFNVVMQDGTPGAYLSSFSALAQLSDLYISELKALVFGFIAGIVAAYRGLNPRGGPKGVGDAVNQSVVITFLLLFFVNMVMTGIYLQIVPPKGG from the coding sequence ATGATCACCGGTGCGCTCCGGCAGACCGGCCGGCTCTTCGCGCTCGCCGCCGAGGTGAGCCGCGCCGTCTTCCGGAGACCCTTCCAGTTCCGCGAGTTCATCGAGCAGTTCTGGTTCATCGCCGGCGTCACCATCCTGCCCGCCGCGCTCGTCTCGATCCCCTTCGGCGCCGTCATCGCGCTCCAGGTCGGATCCCTGACCCAGCAGCTGGGCGCCCAGTCGTTCACCGGAGGCGCCAGCGTCCTCGCCGTCGTCCAGCAGGCGAGCCCGCTCATCGTGGCCCTGCTGATCGCCGGCGCCGGCGGCTCCGCCATCTGCGCCGACCTCGGCTCCCGCAAGATCCGCGAGGAACTCGACGCCATGGAGGTCATGGGCGTCTCGCCCGTGCAACGCCTCGTCGTGCCACGGGTGCTGGCCACCATGGGCGTGGCGGTCCTGCTCAACGGACTGGTCTCCGTCGTCGGCACGCTCGGCGGCTACTTCTTCAACGTCGTCATGCAGGACGGCACCCCCGGCGCCTACCTGTCCAGCTTCTCCGCCCTCGCCCAGCTCTCCGACCTGTACATCAGCGAACTCAAGGCGCTGGTCTTCGGGTTCATCGCGGGCATCGTCGCCGCCTACCGCGGCCTCAACCCGCGCGGCGGCCCCAAGGGAGTCGGCGACGCCGTCAACCAGTCCGTCGTCATCACCTTCCTCCTGCTCTTCTTCGTGAACATGGTGATGACGGGCATCTACCTCCAGATCGTCCCGCCGAAGGGAGGCTGA
- a CDS encoding ABC transporter ATP-binding protein yields MGIEVVVEGLTKSFGKQSIWQDVTLTLPAGEVSVMLGPSGTGKTVFLKSLIGLLKPEKGRVLINGVDMVNSPERDIYETRKLFGLMFQDGALFGSMSLFDNIAFPLREHTRKKESEIRRVVMERIEVVGLLGAEGKLPGEISGGMRKRAGLARALVLDPQIILCDEPDSGLDPVRTAYLSQLLIDLNAQIDATMLIVTHNLDIAATVPDNMGMLFRRELVTFGPREVLLTSEEPVVAQFLAGRREGPIGMSEEKDAAALAAEADAASTAGPRPRTIVPQLEPSPGLPPRRAVTRRRERVLGMIDQLPPAARTAIRRTYAEGAAAPTLPMPAAGSGA; encoded by the coding sequence ATGGGAATCGAAGTGGTGGTCGAGGGTCTGACCAAGTCCTTCGGTAAGCAGAGCATCTGGCAGGACGTGACACTCACTCTTCCTGCCGGAGAGGTCAGCGTGATGCTGGGGCCGTCCGGCACCGGGAAGACCGTTTTCCTGAAGTCGCTGATAGGGCTGCTCAAACCCGAGAAGGGCCGTGTCCTCATCAACGGGGTGGACATGGTGAACAGCCCCGAGAGGGACATATACGAGACCCGGAAATTGTTCGGTCTCATGTTCCAGGACGGCGCCCTCTTCGGCTCCATGTCCCTCTTCGACAACATCGCCTTCCCGCTGCGCGAGCACACCCGCAAGAAGGAGTCCGAGATCCGCCGCGTCGTCATGGAGCGGATCGAGGTGGTCGGGCTGCTGGGCGCGGAGGGCAAGCTCCCCGGGGAGATCAGCGGTGGCATGCGCAAACGGGCCGGCCTGGCCCGCGCGCTGGTGCTGGACCCGCAGATCATCCTCTGCGACGAACCCGACTCCGGGCTCGACCCGGTCCGCACCGCCTACCTCTCCCAGCTGCTGATCGACCTCAACGCGCAGATCGACGCGACGATGCTGATCGTCACCCACAACCTCGACATCGCCGCCACGGTCCCCGACAACATGGGGATGCTCTTCCGGCGCGAGCTGGTCACCTTCGGCCCGCGCGAGGTGCTCCTCACCAGCGAGGAGCCGGTCGTGGCCCAGTTCCTCGCCGGCCGGCGCGAGGGCCCGATCGGGATGTCCGAGGAGAAGGACGCGGCCGCCCTCGCCGCCGAGGCGGACGCCGCGTCCACCGCCGGGCCCCGGCCCCGGACGATCGTGCCGCAACTGGAGCCGTCGCCCGGACTCCCGCCGCGCCGTGCCGTCACCCGGCGCCGCGAGCGGGTCCTGGGCATGATCGACCAGTTGCCGCCGGCCGCGCGCACCGCGATCCGCAGGACCTACGCGGAGGGCGCCGCGGCGCCCACCCTGCCGATGCCCGCGGCCGGGAGCGGCGCATGA
- a CDS encoding helix-turn-helix domain-containing protein — MPATTRPLLAGEPLEPLPRQFAAFIRPQLPALLNEIRAEVTRAYPVYGRLLNGPDGTAIRQGVEQALVAFVDRVADPGRSAELRDQLLRRFGRVEAYEGRDLETLQSAYRLGARVALRRAKTIGRQHNLSPALILAFADALFAYIEELETVTREGYAEVRERAATEVSALRRQLLHLILASSAPPQTTVSELCEAAAWELPRTCTLLALRPPVPDHVQAALDGDVLADFDIPQPHLLVPGDLTPQRLETLGPALAGARAVVGLTVPLAQAADSLRWARRVLQFVDDGVVPDAPLIRCEDHLTTLWLLSDPALVGHLAARELAPLDGLPASRRDRLVETLRVHISTRAPAEQVGEILGVHAQTVRYRLRSLDARLGDRLADPEHRFALEVALRSLHLRDRDDGSAPAGR; from the coding sequence ATGCCCGCAACCACCCGGCCCCTGCTGGCCGGTGAACCGCTCGAGCCGTTACCCAGGCAGTTCGCGGCCTTCATACGGCCGCAACTGCCCGCGCTGCTCAACGAGATACGGGCCGAGGTCACCCGCGCCTACCCGGTGTACGGCCGGCTGCTCAACGGCCCGGACGGGACCGCGATCCGCCAGGGCGTGGAACAGGCGCTGGTCGCCTTCGTGGACCGGGTCGCCGACCCGGGCAGGAGCGCGGAGCTCCGGGACCAGCTGCTGCGCCGGTTCGGCCGGGTGGAGGCGTACGAGGGCCGCGACCTGGAGACCCTGCAGAGCGCCTACCGGCTCGGCGCCCGGGTCGCGCTGCGCCGGGCCAAGACCATCGGGAGGCAGCACAACCTCTCCCCCGCCCTCATCCTCGCCTTCGCCGACGCCCTCTTCGCCTACATCGAGGAACTCGAGACGGTCACCCGTGAGGGTTACGCGGAGGTGCGGGAGCGGGCCGCGACCGAGGTGTCGGCGTTACGAAGACAGCTGCTGCACCTGATCCTGGCCTCGTCCGCGCCGCCCCAGACGACCGTCTCCGAGCTGTGCGAGGCCGCCGCCTGGGAACTGCCCCGGACGTGCACCCTCCTCGCCCTCCGCCCCCCGGTGCCGGACCACGTCCAGGCGGCCCTCGACGGCGACGTCCTCGCCGACTTCGACATCCCGCAGCCGCATCTGCTCGTCCCCGGCGACCTCACCCCGCAGCGCCTCGAGACGCTCGGCCCCGCGCTGGCCGGCGCCCGCGCCGTGGTGGGTCTGACCGTGCCGCTCGCACAGGCCGCCGACTCCCTGCGCTGGGCACGCCGGGTGCTGCAGTTCGTCGACGACGGTGTGGTCCCCGACGCCCCGCTGATCCGCTGCGAGGACCATCTGACCACGCTGTGGCTGCTCTCCGACCCGGCCCTCGTCGGCCACCTCGCGGCCCGCGAGCTGGCCCCGCTGGACGGGCTGCCGGCCAGCCGGCGCGACCGGCTCGTCGAGACGCTCCGGGTGCACATCTCCACCCGGGCGCCCGCCGAGCAGGTCGGGGAGATCCTGGGCGTGCACGCCCAGACCGTCCGCTACCGCCTGCGCAGTCTGGACGCCCGGCTGGGCGACCGGCTCGCCGACCCCGAACACCGTTTCGCCCTCGAGGTGGCGCTGCGCTCCCTCCACCTGCGCGACCGCGACGACGGGAGCGCTCCCGCGGGCAGATGA